In Nyctibius grandis isolate bNycGra1 chromosome 8, bNycGra1.pri, whole genome shotgun sequence, a single window of DNA contains:
- the HPDL gene encoding 4-hydroxyphenylpyruvate dioxygenase-like protein has product MAALLNCPCFISLHVPFRRGWAQDLANTFRFQPVAMRKTPQVRQLALRRGSALFLINERLALGPTHASSHDFLYDVDPQPTMGTASNICFEVEDVPGLCKQLQSQGCSLTVPPTTVRDDGGSVTYSVVSSIVGNISHTLLDRSRYQGPFLPGFQPIQGAPSVAGDGIEITHFDHIAYVCPRGGARVALDWYQRCFGFHRFLLNPRERPAEGYVLGGQGVGMLLLGLQSAQDAPAHGCKLVLAESLSEDGANQVDTFLEQHGGAGIQHVGLRTTDIVATTRALQQGGARFFIPPATYYSQGGKAEEIRGAGQDPRMLAELGILLDTTVAGDKGQPGADAAESPSQEYLMQIFTHPIFSEETFFLELIDRRGAPGFGEGNIRALWKAVQVYKDQQQ; this is encoded by the coding sequence CTTCATCTCCCTCCACGTGCCCTTCAGACGGGGCTGGGCCCAGGACCTGGCTAACACCTTTCGCTTCCAGCCGGTGGCCATGCGGAAGACCCCACAGGTCCGGCAGCTGGCCTTGAGACGGGGATCTGCCCTCTTCCTCATCAATGAGCGCCTCGCACTGGGGCCCACCCATGCCTCTTCCCACGATTTTCTCTACGATGTGGACCCCCAGCCCACCATGGGCACGGCCTCCAACATCTGCTTCGAGGTGGAGgatgtgccagggctctgcaagcagctgcagagccagggaTGCTCCCTGACAGTGCCCCCCACCACGGTGAGGGATGATGGCGGCTCCGTCACCTACAGCGTGGTGAGCTCCATTGTGGGCAACATCAGCCATACCCTTCTGGACCGATCCCGCTACCAGGGACCCTTCCTGCCTGGCTTCCAGCCCATCCAAGGAGCCCCTTCGGTGGCTGGGGATGGGATTGAGATCACCCACTTTGACCATATCGCCTACGTCTGCCCACGTGGCGGTGCCCGGGTGGCTCTGGACTGGTACCAGCGCTGCTTCGGCTTCCACCGCTTCCTGCTGAACCCACGGGAGAGGCCAGCTGAGGGGTACGTGCTCGGTGGGCAGGGAGTGGGCATGCTGCTCCTCGGGCTGCAGAGCGCCCAGGATGCCCCGGCACACGGCTGCAAGCTCGTCCTCGCCGAGTCCCTCTCAGAGGATGGTGCCAACCAAGTTGACACCTTCCTAGAGCAGCACGGTGGGGCCGGGATCCAGCACGTTGGCCTTCGCACCACCGATATCGTCGCCACAACCAGGGCTTTGCAGCAAGGGGGTGCACGGTTCTTCATACCTCCTGCCACCTATTACAGCCAGGGTGGCAAAGCGGAGGAGATCCGGGGGGCCGGGCAGGATCCCCGcatgctggcagagctgggcatcCTGCTGGATACCACAGTGGCCGGGGACAAGGGCCAGCCAGGCGCTGATGCCGCAGAAAGCCCTTCTCAGGAGTATTTGATGCAGATCTTCACCCATCCCATCTTCTCCGAGGAGACCTTCTTCCTGGAGCTCATTGACCGGCGGGGAGCGCCAGGCTTTGGGGAAGGCAATATACGGGCACTGTGgaaagctgtgcaggtctatAAGGACCAGCAGCAGTAG